GCAGGAAAATGTTTGGATTGATGGTAAAGCTCCATTactcaaaaaacaaatgaaactCTGAAGTGAAAGTAAAAATACTATAGAAGTTTTGGAGGATTCAGAGGATGTGGTGTTGTTAGGAAAATTATAACAGACTTCTTTCATTTCTTcaggtacatttttatttccttcatttataaTCATACTTGTTGTAATTGAAGACGACATTTCATTCTTAAACTTAGGCAGGAGATTCATTATGGTGAAGGCTGCTGAGCTAATAGCCAtcatacaaaataagaaaaagaagaaagattgAATTGAAAATCTTGGCTCGACAAAATGTGGCTGTACTTCCCAAGTACCATTACTATCGCTTATGTTTACACAAGTGGGATTTCCTCCAGAACCCTGTAGTAATGCCACCATGGACGGTATAAATCCACTTAAACCCTCTCCGATCAAATAAGAGTTCAAGTATATTTCACGAAAGAATACCATGTACGGTAAAAACAGCACAGAGCTTGTACAGTCCACAAAGGatagaaaaaatactaaaatgaaTAATACGTATGAATGCTGAGTATCTCCAAAAATTGTAGTGATATTCCATCCTAAGGCTAGAATAAAGGATGAAATAGTTCCAACAAGAAGAAGCaaataaattgcaataattTGGCCGAATCGATTTTCTCCAAACCAACATCTCAACAGACTATATAATAAAGGCCCGAGATTAGCAACTTGAATGATTACACTGAGGTAAGATGCTAAGTTCCATTTTTCAGGTAGTCTTTGAACCAACAGTGGAAGTTCAACCCAGAGTCCATTAATACTTATCCATGCACTTATTCCGAAGAATATAGTCAATATATCAAAGTGAAGGGATCTATTCCCCAACATAGTTCTGTAATGTCAAGACCAccactgaaaataaaatataataacacaaGTTGCGAGCgtttattatgaagaaaaatggcGTGGAAAAATAAGAGCAAATAGTTTAGTGGATTTATACCTGTACGCACAAATGAGCTATACAAAATTGcagaataaaaacttaaaaattgatCTTGAAAGTCTCTCTACGGAAGTTTACCAGTCAGCTGGATTTCCCTCATCAGCCTTCATTTTATCTTACTCTATCAGCAATATTGAGAAAGGCACATTAAGAAGAAGAGAAAGGGAAAAAAGTATACTTCACCTTAAGTCTACATACGTATCATATTACATCAacgaattaaaatattatatattaactgtagcataatttaataaacaaaattaaaacaaggtttaattatatttaatatcagaaACAGATTTGAGTTGATAAAATGgataacttgaatgtatttatacatGAAATGGGAATTAGGAGTCATGatacaatattttctaatttgtaaTGATGCATGACTTGCATGATAAATTCatcccttttaatatttttagatacattCTTCTTTGTAGCTTCGTCCAATTTAAGTCTTTTTTGACATGCCAAAGACCAAATAAAGATATTGGTAAGGAAATCATTTACACAACTTAGATTCATACTCTTAGATGATAATGAAACACTCCGACCAACATTCATATGAAGataatccaaataaaaatctgtaactttttcattataataaaagagATGACTTTGTGTATTGGGCATGAGTCGGATGAAATatctaatcaaattaatttctcCTTTAATTGGAGATGAGCTAAGTGGGTTTAATATTAGAGTTGAATCCATTCCAATTGGCTTCCAAACCATTTTGAGTGAGATCGAAGGCCTATTTAATgtattatcttctttattttcaaaaagggcaaaaaaatcCCTATGAATATTGGAAATAATCTGAGTCGGTGTATCAGAATGAACATGAAGACTGAttctaatgaaaaattgatCTTTCAAAGAATTGATAATTGGAACAATAGAAAAAGGAGGATATTTGGGATCGGCAAACACTACAAAACTTGAAGGATTTGTATTCCCAATAGTAACAGGAACTGAATCCAACGAgataccatatttttttgttatctgaTTGATTACACTTTCAATTGTTGTCCAACGTCGATCCACAACTCGTAAAAGATTAGCTAATGGACGACGGGAATCCCTAAAATGGGTTAAGAAAAAaccattttcaaataatatgatacgaatgaaataaaaaaaaaatttattacaaaaataggccatcccatataaaaataatattaatagggtgaaatcataattgaataacataaagtgataaattattttcaaattacttGTCTAGACGACAGATAGGATTCTTTGCCaccattttcaaattaattttgtgaccACATAAATCCCTAATATTGTCGATACCATATTTGATCATAGTCGgcctataattaaaatttaatattaacgAATAAATAGGATATTATAATGGTTAATTTTACCGTTCTAACGATAAACCCCACGCAATAACTGTGACATCCTCTGGTAATCCCATGGGAAGTAACATTTCAGGACGGAAAACACCCGAATTACCAATCTCCACCCATATTTTAAGCCCATCATGGTATGAAAATATTTCCATAGAAGGTTCGGTATATGGATTATAAGCAGGTTTGAACCTCAACTTTTCAATTCcaagctttttaaaaaattcgtGCAGAATACCGATGAGATCCCCAAGAGTAAGACCACGATCAGCAATCACGCCTTCAATTTGATGAAATTCGGCTAAATGAGTAGCGTCCAGCGTTTCGTTACGAAATACTCGATCTATGGAAAAGTACTTTTGAGGCTTAAATTCATCCTTAGAGTCATGCATGAGCTGATACAGCATTCTAGCAGACACAGCCGTAGTATGTGTTCGTAAAAGATTTTTCTTCGCCTCATGAATTGACCAATCATAGCCATAGCCTTTTGAACCAAAGCCTCCTTCACTATGAACTTTTTTAACCTTTTCCAGATATTCCTTTGGAAAGTCGGAGCTTTCAGCCGGAtctgaaatgaaaaaagtatcatGGGCATCTCGAGCAGGATGTTGCTGTGGTTGAAATAAGGCATCAAAGTTCCAGAAAGAGCTTTCAATAAAGTTATTGGTGGGCATTTCCTTAAATcccatttctaaaaatatttgacgaTACTCGGCCCGTAcctaaatttgtatatattgatatttttgtaaaatataataaattatagtatatagTCTGCATACTTTCATTAAGGGATGAAGATTCCCAGTTGTAGGTTGAATGCCCAGTGCATTAAAGTTGTAAGGCTTGAAATCTGTTTCCTTCCAAGAACCGGAAGCAATCATTTCAGGAGTTAAATCCGTCTCCCCCCTTCTTGATGGTCAGACTAAATTCAGGcccttttgacaaattatagCTTTTAATGACTACTTCAATGAGAAGCTTTCTCTTCTTGAGTTCATCTTTCAATTTACTGTTCAATTTAGAAAGATACTTCAAAGCCTCCTGTGTTACATCAGAAACTGTGGGGATCTTTCTGCGAACAAGGATACTTGACGGATCGGATTTATCTATGACGATCCAACCCAGGGACATAGCCTTACTGAACCCCACTTTACTTACTTTGGCCAGAAGTTCTTTTTTGAGGAATTCCGTCTTCCAGGGGAATGGAAGAGTGAGTGAAGTATTCATGAGACCCATCTTTAACTATTTTCCGACCCTCTTCAGTGAGTTCAAGATAACTTTCGGTTATAGGAACTGAGTTTACATACCCAGGAAGTGCTTCCAAAGACTTGACAGCTCCTACTATCTTTTGATGATCAATTTTCCAGTTCTTGGATAAATTGAAAGAGTTGAGGATTCCATTTTGAGAGTCAAGTGACTGAAGAATTCTTTCTGAAAGCTCCGACATATCTTACGTCTAGAAGCACAACCACAAAGTCCACGTTAAGATTGGCTCAGAATACGGACGTGAGATTAATTTCAATTTGCTGCTATGTTAGTTATTACGTTAGCTGCTAGGCATGTTGTCATTAAACTCCTTTCAGCTGATACAATTGTCAATAAACAAATCATCACGCAACATCTCAGTATTCCTGTAAAAGTCTAAATCACCGGCCATTCATACTATCGTGAGACAAAATTCAGTCATTTAAGTCTACTTTTCTTCGagaaattggataaaaactgttttgaggatcattaatttttgtagtaatacagtcaatttttcatttttttttcttaatgtatttattattttaattattgattatttttctataagttcatttaatttattaaaattcccTCGGTTAGGATAAATTTGAGATAATGTAACAATTAGTACAAATGGGACAGTTGGAACATGTGTTGCAGTTTTTATTGCAATaattctttcttatttattattgttgaaaatgaCTACACTTCACAtctaacaagttttttttaagccaGAATAGGActttgaagattttttgaagAGTGGATTTATCTGATCTCTAATACCGATCagtaatctataataaaaaatgtattatatctaAATCTACTAtcatacattgaaatttaataagtaaCAATCACAAAAAGTCTTTATTtactcatcaaaaatattatatagtctaattttcttcatttataattaaaatttgatttttttaaagaattttatcaTCATCTTTGGCTATGAAGAAGGTTTTAACCTTTGATGGTTCGTATTCGAatgaaatttatagaaaaactacggacttgaataattttttaaacagattCAAACAATAACATGTTGTGTTAAAGTCAAACCTGATCCAAGTAATTGAGCCTAAAAAAAGTGGTGTAACTTTCCCTGGTCTccttttctataattaaaacgctacaataaacaaaaaaccgCGATGATAATTAGTCATTACATGcttctaaagtatttttttttatcaaatcaattaaaattaatttaagaataaaataaatcaaaatacaatAATGAATTGTAATATTATGGAATTGCAAGataatttaatactattattagaTAGTCCCAAACGCCACCAATCCCGCTGTGATACACATTATGGTTGGATTAATGATATGGGGTACACACAGCTTGCAACTAAAcaagttgttgattttttttcaactctgtagttgttaatttattttcaagaaataatttcTTAGACTCTGttttagataattaataaagtgCACTATTCAGACCTGGGGTACGCTTGTAATACTGTTTGTTTTCATATTCAGACATTACTAATAAGTAATGACAGTAAtgagtaaattttgaaaatatgaaattatattactaGGTTATAGACGTAGTAGTTTCACCGAGACGTTCTAATAACATTTGGAGAAAATACcaatgagttctactaatattctttttaataaataaacgaagtaataagttattactaTGAGTTCTAGtcatataaatgataataaaaactcCACATCCAGATAAATATTCTTTGTTCCAAACTGACTCCAATAGTAAATACAAGTGATAGCTGACTCCCGGCTCACTGATCAGacataataattactttatggGAATAAGATGTACCTAGTTagattattttgatcctt
The sequence above is drawn from the Lepeophtheirus salmonis chromosome 5, UVic_Lsal_1.4, whole genome shotgun sequence genome and encodes:
- the LOC121119001 gene encoding solute carrier family 52, riboflavin transporter, member 3-A, with the protein product MLGNRSLHFDILTIFFGISAWISINGLWVELPLLVQRLPEKWNLASYLSVIIQVANLGPLLYSLLRCWFGENRFGQIIAIYLLLLVGTISSFILALGWNITTIFGDTQHSYVLFILVFFLSFVDCTSSVLFLPYMVFFREIYLNSYLIGEGLSGFIPSMVALLQGSGGNPTCVNISDSNGTWEVQPHFVEPRFSIQSFFFFLFCMMAISSAAFTIMNLLPKFKNEMSSSITTSMIINEGNKNVPEEMKEVCYNFPNNTTSSESSKTSIVFLLSLQSFICFLSNGALPSIQTFSCLPYGNTVYHLSVTLNAMANPLMAFLAFFLPCKCDKTIGFLTTIGGIFAFFVFITALHSPKMLWGQYIGGFLTTFSWVIYGGLFSYVKISIAGTCRSKSNSALFWCGVVTQIGSALGAFIMFFIVNYCDIFKAYYVSC
- the alpha-PheRS gene encoding LOW QUALITY PROTEIN: phenylalanine--tRNA ligase alpha subunit (The sequence of the model RefSeq protein was modified relative to this genomic sequence to represent the inferred CDS: inserted 2 bases in 1 codon; deleted 1 base in 1 codon) is translated as MSELSERILQSLDSQNGILNSFNLSKNWKIDHQKIVGAVKSLEALPGYVNSVPITESYLELTEEGRKIVKDGSHEYFTHSSIPLEDGIPQKRTSGQSXSKVGFSKAMSLGWIVIDKSDPSSILVRRKIPTVSDVTQEALKYLSKLNSKLKDELKKRKLLIEVVIKSYNLSKGPEFSLTIKKGETDLTPEMIASGSWKETDFKPYNFNALGIQPTTGNLHPLMKVRAEYRQIFLEMGFKEMPTNNFIESSFWNFDALFQPQQHPARDAHDTFFISDPAESSDFPKEYLEKVKKVHSEGGFGSKGYGYDWSIHEAKKNLLRTHTTAVSARMLYQLMHDSKDEFKPQKYFSIDRVFRNETLDATHLAEFHQIEGVIADRGLTLGDLIGILHEFFKKLGIEKLRFKPAYNPYTEPSMEIFSYHDGLKIWVEIGNSGVFRPEMLLPMGLPEDVTVIAWGLSLERPTMIKYGIDNIRDLCGHKINLKMVAKNPICRLDKDSRRPLANLLRVVDRRWTTIESVINQITKKYGISLDSVPVTIGNTNPSSFVVFADPKYPPFSIVPIINSLKDQFFIRISLHVHSDTPTQIISNIHRDFFALFENKEDNTLNRPSISLKMVWKPIGMDSTLILNPLSSSPIKGEINLIRYFIRLMPNTQSHLFYYNEKVTDFYLDYLHMNVGRSVSLSSKSMNLSCVNDFLTNIFIWSLACQKRLKLDEATKKNVSKNIKRDEFIMQVMHHYKLENIVS